TTTGAAAATCCAATAATTTACCTTCATGCAATACGGAGTCAATAAGTAATTCAGCTGCATCAAGTTTCACTTTTATTGTTTCAACGAATGATGAAAATAGTATGGTTGTTTTTCCTTTTATCGCTTTTTCTTGCCAGTCCAACTCGATTTCGAGGGATTGGTGTTTTATGTCCAATTTCTTCCCGATATTCTCTGGAGTGATTTTGTCCGTTTTTCCAGCACAAGCAAGGATAAGCAATGACAGGGCAAGGGTGTACATATTTTTCATAGTCAAATTTTTAGAAAGAACCGTTCTTTAGATTTTGAAGTTGCCCCAATGCGTCGATAAAACTTAATCGCTCTTGTATTAAAATCAGGAGTTTGCCATTGGATTAACTTGATTCCTTTTGCTCTTCCTTCTTCTTTAATTTTATTGATTAACCTCTCTCCAATTCGAAGCCCTCTAGCAAATTCCTTTACGAAAAGGCAATCCATATAGATATATTCTTCGACATCCCAAGTGGCGTACTGTTTCATGTATGTGGCATAGGCGATAATCTCATTATTGCTTTCACCCACGATACATTCAAGTTTTTTATTGGTTCCGAACAATGCATCCTTCAAAGGCTCTTTTTTCCCTTCTTTCGAATATTCTGATTGTTCATAATCGGCATGTTCTAGACATAAACTGATGATGTCTTCAGTATCCTTTGGTTCTGCGAATCGAATGTTTATCGAGATTTTCATGTGTCTCTATTCCTTTAAATATTCAAATGTGTCAACCATGATATATTTTGGACTTCTGCTTATGAAGTCCC
This sequence is a window from Maribacter aestuarii. Protein-coding genes within it:
- a CDS encoding GNAT family N-acetyltransferase translates to MKISINIRFAEPKDTEDIISLCLEHADYEQSEYSKEGKKEPLKDALFGTNKKLECIVGESNNEIIAYATYMKQYATWDVEEYIYMDCLFVKEFARGLRIGERLINKIKEEGRAKGIKLIQWQTPDFNTRAIKFYRRIGATSKSKERFFLKI